Proteins encoded together in one Stutzerimonas stutzeri window:
- the rmuC gene encoding DNA recombination protein RmuC, whose amino-acid sequence MSLDPLHLLLGLAVGLIALAGLCLYLQRRLVTGEAEQALLEERLRQAISAQQGLTTQLDGYRVELAELSGIKSEQQAELAALRRETELLRTQRGHDTEIIADLQAERDAQQAELRRLSAAHAALDAELREQHNAHQQRLSDLQAARDELRAQFAELAGRIFDEREQRFSESSHERLGQLLEPLKERIQAFEKRVEESYQHEARERFSLARELERLQQLNQRLGDEATNLTRALQGQKTQGNWGELVLEKVLEHAGLEKGREYHTQVSLKSADGVRFQPDVLIHLPGDKQVVVDAKVSLTAYQALTCAEDEGSRALALKQHVQSLRNHLKGLSLKDYQHLEGLQSLDFVLLFVPIEAAFAAALQADPELFQEAYGRHIVIVSPTTLLATLRVIDSLWRQERQSQNAREIAEKAGALYDKFVAFIQDLDEIGNRLQQVDRAYLSARNKLSDGRGNLVGRAEQLKSLGARASKRLPGDWLERAGAEAFSEAGE is encoded by the coding sequence ATGTCCCTTGATCCCCTCCATCTATTGCTCGGTCTGGCAGTCGGCCTGATCGCCCTGGCAGGGCTGTGCCTTTATCTCCAGCGCCGCCTGGTCACTGGCGAGGCCGAGCAGGCTCTGCTCGAAGAACGGCTCAGGCAGGCGATTTCGGCGCAGCAGGGCCTGACCACACAGCTGGACGGCTATCGGGTCGAGCTCGCCGAGCTGAGCGGTATCAAGTCCGAGCAGCAGGCCGAACTGGCCGCGCTGCGACGCGAGACCGAGCTGCTGCGCACGCAGCGTGGCCACGACACCGAAATCATTGCCGATCTGCAGGCCGAGCGCGACGCGCAACAGGCGGAGCTACGTCGGCTGAGCGCCGCCCATGCCGCGCTGGACGCCGAGCTGCGCGAGCAGCACAACGCGCATCAGCAGCGCCTCTCCGACCTTCAGGCCGCGCGCGACGAACTGCGTGCGCAATTCGCCGAGCTCGCCGGCCGGATCTTCGACGAGCGTGAGCAACGCTTCAGCGAGTCCAGCCATGAGCGGTTGGGACAGCTGCTCGAGCCGTTGAAAGAGCGCATCCAGGCCTTCGAGAAGCGCGTCGAAGAAAGCTATCAGCACGAGGCCCGCGAGCGCTTTTCCCTGGCCCGAGAGCTGGAGCGGCTGCAGCAGCTGAACCAGCGTCTGGGCGACGAAGCGACCAATCTGACCCGTGCCCTGCAGGGCCAGAAGACCCAGGGCAACTGGGGCGAACTGGTACTGGAGAAGGTTCTGGAGCATGCCGGTCTGGAGAAAGGCCGCGAATACCACACCCAGGTGAGTCTCAAGAGTGCCGACGGCGTGCGCTTCCAGCCGGACGTGCTCATTCACCTGCCGGGCGACAAGCAGGTCGTGGTCGATGCGAAGGTCAGCCTGACCGCTTACCAGGCGCTGACCTGCGCCGAGGACGAAGGCAGCCGTGCGCTGGCGCTCAAGCAGCATGTGCAATCGCTGCGCAACCACCTCAAGGGGCTTTCGCTCAAGGACTACCAGCATCTGGAGGGGCTGCAGAGCCTCGATTTCGTACTGCTGTTCGTACCCATCGAAGCGGCATTCGCGGCGGCCCTGCAGGCCGATCCCGAGCTCTTCCAAGAGGCCTACGGTCGGCACATCGTGATCGTCAGCCCGACCACGCTGTTGGCCACGCTGCGGGTCATCGACAGCCTCTGGCGGCAGGAGCGGCAAAGCCAGAACGCTCGGGAAATCGCGGAAAAGGCCGGTGCGCTTTACGACAAGTTCGTCGCATTCATCCAGGATCTCGACGAGATCGGCAATCGTTTGCAGCAGGTGGATCGGGCCTACCTTTCTGCGCGCAACAAGCTCAGCGACGGGCGTGGCAACCTGGTCGGCCGCGCCGAGCAGTTGAAGTCCCTCGGCGCGCGGGCCAGCAAGCGACTGCCGGGTGACTGGCTGGAGCGGGCAGGGGCCGAAGCCTTCAGCGAAGCCGGCGAGTGA
- a CDS encoding tetratricopeptide repeat protein, whose amino-acid sequence MALWLLDSQHLGRNQGVKRIAGRLLKQPAREGVVEAQSRLGRLLCCECDSQRDRRIGFELLRQAARAGDSQAQLELGRLCGEPDHPEPAKARLWLEQAAAQGSHEAARVLRQVRG is encoded by the coding sequence ATGGCGCTGTGGTTGCTGGACAGCCAGCACCTGGGCCGGAACCAGGGCGTCAAGCGGATTGCCGGACGCCTCCTCAAGCAGCCTGCGCGCGAGGGTGTGGTCGAAGCGCAGAGCCGCCTTGGCCGCCTGCTGTGCTGCGAGTGCGACAGCCAGCGCGACCGTCGCATCGGATTCGAGCTGCTGCGCCAGGCGGCCCGGGCAGGTGATAGCCAGGCGCAGCTGGAGCTCGGCCGCCTGTGCGGTGAACCGGATCACCCCGAGCCGGCGAAGGCACGGCTCTGGCTGGAGCAGGCCGCGGCGCAGGGTTCGCATGAGGCGGCACGGGTTCTGCGGCAGGTCCGGGGCTGA